A portion of the Thunnus albacares chromosome 5, fThuAlb1.1, whole genome shotgun sequence genome contains these proteins:
- the LOC122982317 gene encoding polymeric immunoglobulin receptor-like: MIFCIRIKLRMNIHHVLFFCFLSALQDGNTGLVNAINLFAGAEGGSGSIICHFTSSGSTKFFCKGKCKEEDILIKTDGVTAQSGRYSIRYKDGFSGRRTVTVTITQLTKSDSGRYRCGLGGSSVPDSYWDFELTVTDAATLDDNTSFIHTVTVGGDMTYPCIDTVYGSRKFFCKNECKKEEDILVETEENRAQNGRYNIEYREGSLFGLYVTIRQLNKSD, translated from the exons atgattttctgcatcaggatcaaactcagaatgaatatccaccatgttctgttcttctgctTCTTATCAG CACTGCAGGATGGAAACACTGGACTCGTCAATGCAATAAACCTTTTTgctggagctgaaggaggaaGTGGTTCAATTATTTGCCACTTCACTTCATCTGGAAGCACCAAGTTCTTCTGTAAAGGAAAatgtaaagaagaagacattCTCATTAAAACAGATGGTGTCACAGCTCAGAGTGGCAGATACAGCATCAGATATAAAGACGGATTTTCTGGAAGAAGAACTGTGACTgtgaccatcacacagctgaccaaGTCAGACTCAGGACGGTACAGATGTGGTTTGGGTGGATCTTCAGTCCCAGATTCTTACTGGGACTTTGAGCTCACAGTTACAGATG CTGCAACGTTGGATGACAACACTAGTTTCATCCATACAGTAACTGTGGGAGGAGATATGACATATCCATGCATCGATACTGTCTATGGAAGCAGGAAGTTCTTCTGTAAGaatgaatgtaaaaaagaagaagacatcctggttgaaacagaagagaacagagctCAGAATGGCAGATACAACATTGAATATAGAGAAGGATCTCTATTTGGACTGTATGTGACCATCAGACAGCTGAACAAGTCAGAC